In one Pempheris klunzingeri isolate RE-2024b chromosome 8, fPemKlu1.hap1, whole genome shotgun sequence genomic region, the following are encoded:
- the yrdc gene encoding threonylcarbamoyl-AMP synthase isoform X1, with protein sequence MKSACNVAVELVRSGGARRLGGEMCKELKTKVLRLLPQTCNGPSVQQEERTAADDAEILSCTLRALKEGHVVGVPTDTIYGLACLAQNSDAIRKTYEMKGRNGQKPLAICVGEIQDIYKYCKVPVKSALLGELLPGPVTLVFERSEALNADLNPFTSLVGVRIPDHAFMRRLCQMCGEPLALTSANISSHTSTVAVDEFQELWPRLAVVVDGGPIGDQSRLGSTVVDLSVLGKYRIIRPGCALSATVDVLEHKYGLSEDPGED encoded by the exons ATGAAGTCCGCGTGTAACGTCGCCGTCGAATTAGTCCGATCCGGCGGAGCTCGTCGACTGGGAGGAGAAATGTGCAAAGAGCTCAAGACCAAAGTGCTGCGTTTGCTGCCGCAGACCTGCAATGGGCCGTCCGTTCAGCAGGAGGAGCGCACAG ctgcagaTGACGCTGAAATCCTGAGCTGCACCCTGAGGGCCCTGAAGGAGGGTCATGTGGTCGGCGTGCCCACTGACACCATCTACGGCCTGGCGTGTCTGGCCCAGAACTCTGACGCCATCAGGAAAACGTACGAAATGAAAGGACGAAATGGACAGAAGCCGCTGGCCATCTGTGTGGGAGAGATCCAGGACATCTataa GTACTGTAAGGTGCCGGTGAAGAGCGCACTGTTAGGCGAGCTGCTGCCTGGTCCCGTCACCCTGGTTTTCGAAAGATCCGAAGCACTGAACGCGGATCTCAACCCCTTTACCTCA CTCGTAGGCGTCCGTATCCCCGACCACGCCTTCATGAGACGCCTCTGCCAGATGTGCGGGGAGCCACTCGCACTCACCAGCGCCAACATCAGCTCACACACCAGCACCGTGGCTGTAGAT GAGTTCCAGGAACTGTGGCCCAGACTAGCAGTGGTGGTGGATGGCGGACCAATAGGAGACCAGAGCCGCCTGGGATCGACGGTGGTCGACCTGTCGGTTCTCGGCAAATACCGCATCATCAGACCGGGCTG
- the yrdc gene encoding threonylcarbamoyl-AMP synthase isoform X2 has product MKSACNVAVELVRSGGARRLGGEMCKELKTKVLRLLPQTCNGPSVQQEERTDDAEILSCTLRALKEGHVVGVPTDTIYGLACLAQNSDAIRKTYEMKGRNGQKPLAICVGEIQDIYKYCKVPVKSALLGELLPGPVTLVFERSEALNADLNPFTSLVGVRIPDHAFMRRLCQMCGEPLALTSANISSHTSTVAVDEFQELWPRLAVVVDGGPIGDQSRLGSTVVDLSVLGKYRIIRPGCALSATVDVLEHKYGLSEDPGED; this is encoded by the exons ATGAAGTCCGCGTGTAACGTCGCCGTCGAATTAGTCCGATCCGGCGGAGCTCGTCGACTGGGAGGAGAAATGTGCAAAGAGCTCAAGACCAAAGTGCTGCGTTTGCTGCCGCAGACCTGCAATGGGCCGTCCGTTCAGCAGGAGGAGCGCACAG aTGACGCTGAAATCCTGAGCTGCACCCTGAGGGCCCTGAAGGAGGGTCATGTGGTCGGCGTGCCCACTGACACCATCTACGGCCTGGCGTGTCTGGCCCAGAACTCTGACGCCATCAGGAAAACGTACGAAATGAAAGGACGAAATGGACAGAAGCCGCTGGCCATCTGTGTGGGAGAGATCCAGGACATCTataa GTACTGTAAGGTGCCGGTGAAGAGCGCACTGTTAGGCGAGCTGCTGCCTGGTCCCGTCACCCTGGTTTTCGAAAGATCCGAAGCACTGAACGCGGATCTCAACCCCTTTACCTCA CTCGTAGGCGTCCGTATCCCCGACCACGCCTTCATGAGACGCCTCTGCCAGATGTGCGGGGAGCCACTCGCACTCACCAGCGCCAACATCAGCTCACACACCAGCACCGTGGCTGTAGAT GAGTTCCAGGAACTGTGGCCCAGACTAGCAGTGGTGGTGGATGGCGGACCAATAGGAGACCAGAGCCGCCTGGGATCGACGGTGGTCGACCTGTCGGTTCTCGGCAAATACCGCATCATCAGACCGGGCTG
- the mtf1 gene encoding metal regulatory transcription factor 1 — MSENGPHTEAPMYFEVEVDRLERDDDEEEDKIHFDKDDDLIPEPSSSTGRVYDRTTVLIERDPIRLDEEGEEEGHCGGDEDGVTFLTEREGDGDEEEGSLAFMIDPDGMSQGYVHHTISPDQIQFTINPGSTPMPRNIEGATLTLHSECPETKQREVKRYQCMFEGCTRTYSTAGNLRTHQKTHRGEYTFVCNQQGCGKAFLTSYSLKIHVRVHTKEKPFECDVQGCEKAFNTLYRLKAHQRLHTGKTFNCESEGCTKYFTTLSDLRKHIRTHTGEKPFRCDHDGCGKAFAASHHLKTHVRTHTGEKPFNCPSDGCEKTFSSQYSLKSHIRGHDKGQPFTVTLTHPLSEDANHSLCLSDLSLISTDSELRENIHNAQNLDLNNVTPVKIFELMFQSPENSVSQDDSHPTESLAESFSLETSTQPVVTDASSLISFSLNPTCSSSCSHATAVMEAPSQLRQTSSSQAPTPASVSATVSSTQPPPFMQLTGPQQISDVPAQASVQAPNHVTPQHYVALPPTFLQSDSATQTTPLPHPISAPPPVAPALTTTAPGTAAVSVVAATTTDALAAVAQPVPLANSPVPNTGPGLPTTSATITIAPTQNLLQPSLVMSDQNLQWILSSAANSQQSPEQAPHQGAPKVEKVFFTTAIPVGGNAGNSVQQIGLSLPVIIIKQEESCQCQCACRDSAKDKSSKSASSIVSAPAQQQPSELPPPPPSQPPEPAHHPATSSSSCCLPESSSKVGEVRLEAPAASSSSSSSSSSSSSSSAQTFSTVVSSTAANPPSSDGLANMDVSDFLSLQSPETAANIEALLLVADDFNMATDGNP, encoded by the exons ATGAGCGAGAATGGCCCTCATACAGAGGCGCCAATGTACTTTGAGGTGGAAGTGGATCGCCTGGAGCGGGACGACGACGAAGAAGAAGACAAGATCCACTTTGACAAAGACGATGACCTGATCCCAGAGCCTTCATCGTCTACAGGTCGGGTGTACGACCGCACCACAGTGCTCATCGAGCGCGATCCCATCCGGCTGGATGAGGAGGGCGAAGAGGAGGGTCACTGTGGAGGGGACGAAGATGGGGTCACCTTTCTAACTGAGAGGGAGGGtgatggagatgaagaggagggctCTCTGGCCTTTATGATAGACCCTGATGGCATGTCCCAGGGTTATGTTCACCACACCATTTCTCCAGATCAGATCCAGTTCACAATAAATCCAGGCTCCACTCCCATGCCACGCAACATAGAGGGGGCCACCCTCACCCTGCATTCTGAGTGTCCAGAGACCAAGCAGAGAGAG GTGAAACGTTACCAGTGCATGTTCGAAGGCTGCACAAGAACGTACAGCACAGCTGGAAACCTGCGGACACACCAGAAGACACACCGGGGCGAGTACACATTCGTGTGCAATCAGCAGGGCTGTGGAAAGGCCTTCCTTACCTCTTACAGCCTCAAGATCCATGTCCGTGTTCACACCAAGGAGAAACCGTTTGAGTGTGATGTGCAAGGCTGTGAGAAGGCCTTCAACACATTATACAG ACTAAAAGCACACCAGAGACTTCACACAGGCAAGACATTCAACTGTGAATCAGAGGGATGCACAAAGTACTTTACCACACTCAGCGATCTGAGGAAGCACATTCGCACACACACTGGGGAGAAGCCATTCCG GTGCGACCACGATGGCTGTGGCAAAGCCTTTGCTGCAAGTCATCATCTAAAAACTCATGTACGGACTCACACGG GGGAGAAGCCATTTAACTGTCCTAGTGACGGCTGTGAGAAGACGTTTAGCAGCCAGTACAGTCTGAAGAGTCACATCCGGGGCCACGACAAGGGACAGCCCTTCACCGTCACCCTCACCCACCCGCTCTCAGAA GATGCAAATCACTCGCTGTGCCTCAGTGACTTGAGTCTCATCTCGACAGACTCAGAGCTACGAGAGAACATCCATAAC GCTCAAAATTTGGACCTCAACAATGTGACCCCTGTGAAAATCTTTGAGCTCATGTTCCAGAGTCCTGAAAATAGTGTCAGCCAAGATGATTCCCATCCCACCG agagCCTTGCTGAATCCTTCAGCCTAGAGACCTCTACCCAGCCAGTAGTGACTGATgcctcatctctcatctctttctctctcaatcCCACCTGCTCATCCTCCTGTTCCCATGCAACTGCAGTCATGGAGGCTCCATCCCAGCTCAGACAGACCTCTTCCTCTCAGGCCCCCACCCCTGCCTCCGTCTCCGCGACTGTCAGCTCCACACAGCCTCCCCCTTTCATGCAACTAACTGGTCCTCAGCAGATCTCTGATGTGCCTGCCCAGGCTTCTGTCCAAGCACCAAATCATGTGACCCCCCAGCACTATGTGGCTCTGCCACCCACATTCCTGCAGTCGGATAGTGCCACCCAGACTACTCCTCTACCACATCCCATCTCCGCTCCTCCCCCAGTGGCTCCAGCACTGACCACCACAGCACCAGGTACTGCCGCTGTGTCTGTTGTCGCAGCCACCACGACAGATGCTctggcagctgtggctcaaCCCGTGCCTTTGGCCAACAGTCCCGTTCCCAACACTGGCCCTGGTTTGCCTACCACCTCTGCCACCATCACCATAGCTCCCACCCAGAACCTGCTGCAGCCCAGCCTGGTCATGTCTGACCAGAACCTGCAGTGGATCCTCAGCAGTGCTGCCAACAGCCAGCAGAGCCCAGAGCAAGCA CCACATCAAGGAGCTCCAAAAGTGGAAAAGGTTTTCTTCACTACAGCCATACCAGTGGGAGGAAATGCTG GCAACTCGGTCCAGCAGATCGGCCTCAGCCTGcccgtcatcatcatcaaacagGAGGAGTCCTGCCAGTGCCAGTGTGCCTGCAGGGACTCTGCTAAAGACAAGAGTTCAAAGAGTGCCTCCTCCATTGTTTCAGCcccagcacagcagcagccctcagagctccctcctcccccgccATCACAGCCCCCAGAGCCTGCACACCACCCGGccacctcatcctcctcatgcTGCCTCCCCGAGTCTTCCTCCAAGGTGGGTGAAGTGAGGCTGGAGGCGCCCgctgcttcttcctcctcctcctcctcctcctcctcctcctcctcctcctcagctcagacTTTCTCCACAGTAGTGAGCAGCACTGCCGCTAACCCTCCCTCATCCGACGGGTTGGCCAATATGGACGTCTCGGACTTCCTCTCCCTGCAGAGCCCTGAGACAGCTGCCAACATTGAGGCTCTGCTGCTGGTCGCTGATGACTTTAACATGGCCACCGACGGCAATCCTTAG